GTTAGTTTTTTATAGAGGGAGTTCGCGAACCTCTCCCATGCATGACGCATGGATTTTCTTCATTAGTATCTGCCACGAGGACAGACGGCTTTAGCATTGTCATTATAGCATGGCAGGGCTATTTGATAAACACTCCACCAAATGGAATGACTTCCCTTAAAAATCGCTTGATCACGCCATCGTCGTTCATATCCTGTTGGAGCCGCCGATGATGCTCCCCGGCATGGAATAGTACGGTACCCTGTCCGGTCATTTTAAAATGATAGTTCATATGCTGGCTGGCCAGATGGTTGCCGTACACGGTCAACTCTAGATGGGCGTTTTCGGGATAGGCAATGACGCTGCTCGCATCCACATAGATCGGTTCTGTCGGATGAAGCTGTTCCTGACATACCAATCCCTGCGTCAAAAGACCGATTTGACCCACACCATCAAATTTCATTTTTATAACATCATGGCTAAATAACATGTTTTTCATGCTTAGCAGCTTAGTACGCATTTGGATACCGGAGCTGTACCAGAACAGGTTGCGAAAATCGTATAACAGATCATCGCTTCCTTCAAGCTTAATCATTTTTAGACTAAAGCCAGGTGGAAGTGCGGCAATTAGGCGACAAGCTCCTGTGAAATCGGCCTGAATCAGTTTGTGTTTGCGATACATGCCCTTAATATTCATCAGTTTATCACTGCGGCCTGAGCTGGGCCCGCGGTATGCGATGATTTGCTGCGGATGCAGAACGTGCAGCTTTTCTCCTTCCGCCAGATCGAGCGTTACGACCGAACCGACGCTTTCATCATGGTGTTGTCCTGCTTGTATGTCCATTCAGACCTTTCATCCTTTCAGACAGTTAGTATCTTCCCGAACGTCGACGCATCCCGTAACGCAACAGTCGGATACCGATAAAATAACCGGCCAGCAGAATTATAGCCGTGATGATGAGCATTTTATTTCGGTGTGAAGCCTGATCGCGCTGGGTTTGAAGATTTTTTAATTCTGTGACTGTGTCAGTCAGCTTGCGGTTTTGCTCCAGCAATTGGGCGTTTTGCTCTTGATAGGCTTCTAAGCTGTTACGGGCCTTTTCCAGATCCTCCTGTGTTTGTCGATAGCTTTCCTTGAGCTGATATACATCACCAGGTAACCGCGAAAATTGCTCGAAGCCCTGATATACATCATCCCAATAAGCAGCATGTACTTCGGGTACACGAGTTATCCCAAAAATAAACAAAAGTGCTATAGCAGCGCAGACAATGCGGCGATACAAAGCAAAGCGACAAGTTGGTCGTGCCAAGAGATGTTCCCCCTTTTGATAAACCAAGATGTTAGATGATATAGATCATTACCCATATGACATGGTTACGTATAATATAACGATACGGATGCAGATTTTAGAAGAAACGGACGATAAATACGGAGAAAATGTTCTCAAGAAAAGTCGTTATATTAGTTTAAGTGTACCTTAAAACGGGTATATCAAGGAAGCGGCAACATTCCGGCATTTTTCCCAGCATACGAGTTAAGAACGATCCGCACCTGATCAGGTCTTAAATATGAATATATGAACTGAAATATATTAAAAATTAATATAGAAGGAGATTTTGCAAGATGAATGAGAAAGAACAAAACTATAAAACTTTAAAAATCACTGTAAATGGAAAGCCGTTATCAAAGGATCTCGTCGTAGATAGTACTACTTTTGCCCCTATATCTGATATTTGCACAAAAACGAATGTTTCTTTAACAGAAACTACAATCTCATAAGTTTAAGTATAGAAGTAGACTATAAAATAGCCCGGCATACGCCGGGCTATTTTTGCGCGTTCATGTAATTCAAATGGTTTAAAATGTTATTTACCAAACTAGGTCCCCCTTCATAAAGATTCCCATGTATAATTTTCACAATCAAACATACGTTCCCTGACAATATAGTGTCAGATAACACTGTTAATTTAGAGTTACATGTTCTTTTAGGGGGAATTTACCAGTGGTGAAGTCAATGCTCAATGTAACGTACACATGGGACAAAGAGTCTATATCTGCGAATGGGTCCAAACAAGTAAATCTACTGATAGAATGGGGCTATGGAGCTAAACGTAAAAGAAAAGGAAATCTAATACCGAAAGCAGCGGGATGTGACCTTCAACTCCAGTTCATTCCAGAAAACGGGGTAAGTCTATTAAAAGCTGAAGGGGTAAGGCTCGGTTTTAAACGCTCGGAAAACGGAGATAGCATGTTTGTTCACTGT
The Paenibacillus peoriae DNA segment above includes these coding regions:
- a CDS encoding AIM24 family protein; amino-acid sequence: MDIQAGQHHDESVGSVVTLDLAEGEKLHVLHPQQIIAYRGPSSGRSDKLMNIKGMYRKHKLIQADFTGACRLIAALPPGFSLKMIKLEGSDDLLYDFRNLFWYSSGIQMRTKLLSMKNMLFSHDVIKMKFDGVGQIGLLTQGLVCQEQLHPTEPIYVDASSVIAYPENAHLELTVYGNHLASQHMNYHFKMTGQGTVLFHAGEHHRRLQQDMNDDGVIKRFLREVIPFGGVFIK